A window from Azoarcus sp. DD4 encodes these proteins:
- a CDS encoding ethanolamine ammonia-lyase subunit EutB yields the protein MRYAHTLDHHTWVFADLRELMAKASPARSGDQLAGIAAASAVERMAARMCLAEVPLARFLDEALIPYESDEVTRLIIDSHDRAAFAPVAHLTVGDFRDWLLSDHADEAALAALRPGLTPEMAAAVSKLMRNQDLVLVAKKCRVVTRFRNTIGLPGRLSVRLQPNHPTDDARGIAAAIVDGLLYGAGDAVIGVNPASDSIAALTRLVHMLDEVIARLDLPTQSCVLTHVTNTVHMIEGGAPVDLVFQSVAGTEAANAAFGISLATLREAREAALSLKRGTVGDNVMYFETGQGSALSANAHHGVDQQTCEARAYAVAREFKPLLTNTVVGFIGPEYLYDGKQIIRAGLEDHFCGKLLGLPLGCDVCYTNHAEADQDDMDSLLTLLGVAGINFIMGVPGADDIMLNYQSTSFHDGLYLRRALGLRRAPEFEDWLQRMQLVDAAGRALPVSPQHPALAALRRLAA from the coding sequence ATGCGCTACGCCCACACCCTCGACCATCACACCTGGGTCTTCGCCGACCTGCGCGAACTCATGGCCAAGGCCAGCCCGGCGCGCTCCGGCGACCAACTGGCCGGCATCGCCGCCGCCAGCGCGGTGGAACGCATGGCGGCGCGCATGTGCCTGGCGGAGGTGCCGCTGGCGCGCTTCCTCGACGAAGCGCTGATCCCCTACGAAAGCGACGAAGTCACCCGCCTCATCATCGACAGCCACGACCGCGCCGCCTTCGCCCCGGTGGCCCACCTCACCGTCGGCGACTTCCGCGACTGGCTGCTCTCCGACCACGCCGACGAGGCCGCGCTCGCCGCGCTGCGCCCCGGCCTCACGCCGGAGATGGCGGCGGCGGTGAGCAAGCTGATGCGCAACCAGGACCTGGTGCTGGTGGCGAAGAAGTGCCGCGTCGTCACCCGCTTCCGCAACACCATCGGCCTGCCCGGCCGGCTGTCGGTGCGGCTGCAGCCCAACCACCCCACCGACGACGCCCGCGGCATCGCCGCCGCCATCGTCGACGGCCTGCTCTACGGCGCCGGCGACGCGGTGATCGGCGTCAATCCGGCCAGCGACAGCATCGCGGCGCTGACGCGGCTGGTGCACATGCTGGACGAGGTGATCGCGCGGCTCGACCTGCCCACCCAATCCTGCGTGCTCACCCATGTGACCAACACCGTGCACATGATCGAAGGCGGCGCGCCGGTCGATCTCGTCTTCCAGTCGGTGGCCGGCACCGAGGCCGCCAACGCCGCCTTCGGCATCAGCCTCGCCACCCTGCGCGAAGCGCGCGAGGCGGCGCTGTCCTTGAAGCGCGGCACCGTCGGCGACAACGTCATGTACTTCGAAACCGGCCAGGGCAGCGCGCTGTCGGCCAACGCCCACCACGGCGTCGACCAGCAGACCTGCGAAGCGCGCGCCTACGCCGTCGCCCGCGAATTCAAGCCGCTGCTCACCAACACCGTGGTCGGCTTCATCGGCCCGGAATACCTCTACGACGGCAAGCAGATCATCCGCGCCGGTCTGGAAGACCACTTCTGCGGCAAGCTGCTCGGCCTGCCGCTGGGCTGCGACGTCTGCTACACCAACCACGCCGAAGCCGACCAGGACGACATGGACAGCCTGCTGACCCTGCTCGGCGTGGCGGGCATCAACTTCATCATGGGCGTGCCGGGCGCGGACGACATCATGCTCAACTACCAGAGCACGTCCTTCCACGACGGCCTCTACCTGCGCCGGGCGCTGGGCCTGCGCCGCGCCCCCGAATTCGAAGACTGGCTGCAGCGCATGCAGCTCGTCGATGCCGCCGGCCGTGCGCTACCGGTCTCCCCGCAGCACCCGGCGCTCGCCGCCCTGCGCCGGTTGGCCGCGTAA
- a CDS encoding ABC transporter permease subunit, which produces MNALPLAAPDRWLLRACLWLPLAALLLFFALPMGFVAWRSLMQEDGGIGFANYLALLDTPGVWQATQNSLVLGLATTAITLLLAFVLAYGMERTCMRGRRLVATALTLPMLAPSLVLGLGLIFILGRNGIVGKLLGIRPDIYGFSGLLIADVLYALPQAVLILRAALRCADARQYEAAEVLGATPWRQFRDITLPTMRYGLLSAAFVVFTVTITDFGNAVVIGGDFSVLATEIYNQVSGQMRFGIGAVVGLLLLLPAALSVWIERVAAQRQAGIGAESAQPPRPQASRGRDGLYAMACLGIAGAICAVVATVVIAGFIRLWPYRLDLTFKHYDITVSGGYDSLWASLAVSLIVAAVGSGLLFLLAFSLRRLSGWPARLATLLATLPVGVPGLVLGLAYVFAFNQPDLPWGALYGGVFLLAMCNFYHYHTQGYVAMATGLRAVPAQLEEAVAVLGGGVGRLLADVHLPALRVTLWAVAAFLFMRSMVTLSAVIFLVTPELSLSAVTVMRLDEAGFTSQAAAFSTCIMAVVGTVALLLHRLTSARPARATIK; this is translated from the coding sequence GTGAACGCCCTTCCCCTCGCCGCCCCCGACCGCTGGCTGCTGCGCGCCTGCCTGTGGCTGCCGCTGGCCGCGCTGCTGCTGTTCTTCGCCCTGCCGATGGGCTTCGTCGCCTGGCGCAGCCTGATGCAGGAAGACGGCGGCATCGGTTTCGCCAACTATCTGGCGCTGCTCGATACCCCCGGCGTGTGGCAGGCCACGCAGAACAGCCTGGTGCTGGGGCTGGCGACCACCGCCATCACCTTGCTGCTTGCCTTCGTGCTCGCCTACGGCATGGAGCGCACCTGCATGCGCGGCCGCCGCCTGGTCGCCACCGCGCTGACGCTGCCGATGCTGGCGCCCTCGCTGGTGCTGGGGCTGGGCCTCATCTTCATCCTCGGCCGCAACGGCATCGTCGGCAAGCTGCTCGGCATCCGGCCCGACATCTACGGTTTCTCCGGCCTGCTGATCGCCGACGTGCTCTATGCGCTGCCGCAGGCGGTGCTGATCCTGCGCGCTGCGCTGCGCTGCGCCGACGCGCGTCAGTACGAGGCGGCCGAAGTGCTGGGCGCCACGCCCTGGCGCCAGTTCCGCGACATCACCCTGCCGACGATGCGCTACGGCCTGCTCAGCGCCGCCTTCGTGGTGTTCACCGTGACCATCACCGACTTCGGCAACGCGGTGGTCATCGGCGGCGACTTCTCGGTACTGGCCACCGAGATCTACAACCAGGTCAGCGGCCAGATGCGCTTCGGCATCGGCGCGGTGGTCGGCCTGCTGCTGTTGCTTCCGGCGGCGCTGTCGGTGTGGATAGAACGGGTGGCGGCGCAGCGCCAGGCCGGTATCGGCGCGGAATCCGCCCAGCCGCCACGGCCGCAGGCCTCGCGCGGGCGCGACGGGCTGTACGCGATGGCCTGCCTCGGCATCGCCGGCGCGATCTGCGCGGTAGTGGCCACGGTGGTGATCGCCGGTTTCATCCGGCTGTGGCCCTACCGGCTGGATCTCACCTTCAAGCACTACGACATCACCGTGTCCGGCGGCTACGACAGCCTGTGGGCCTCGCTCGCGGTATCGCTGATCGTCGCCGCGGTCGGCAGCGGCCTGCTCTTCCTGCTCGCCTTCTCGCTGCGCCGGCTGTCCGGCTGGCCGGCGCGGCTGGCGACCCTGCTCGCCACCCTGCCGGTGGGCGTGCCCGGGCTGGTGCTGGGGCTGGCCTACGTGTTCGCCTTCAACCAGCCGGACCTACCCTGGGGCGCGCTCTACGGCGGCGTATTCCTGCTGGCGATGTGCAATTTCTACCACTACCACACCCAGGGCTACGTCGCGATGGCCACCGGCCTGCGCGCCGTGCCCGCCCAGCTGGAAGAGGCTGTGGCGGTGCTCGGCGGCGGCGTCGGCCGCCTGCTCGCCGATGTCCATCTGCCGGCGCTGCGCGTCACCCTGTGGGCGGTCGCCGCCTTCCTCTTCATGCGCTCGATGGTGACGCTGTCGGCGGTGATCTTCCTGGTCACGCCCGAGCTGTCGCTATCGGCCGTCACCGTGATGCGGCTGGACGAGGCCGGCTTCACCTCGCAGGCCGCCGCCTTCTCGACCTGCATCATGGCGGTGGTCGGCACCGTCGCGCTGCTGCTGCACCGGCTGACATCTGCCCGCCCGGCGCGCGCCACCATCAAATAA
- a CDS encoding DeoR/GlpR family DNA-binding transcription regulator, translating into MLQEERYQRICALLETFKSLSTERISGELGISRETVRRDVIALEAMGRLRRVHGGVVLDSARSEAPFVERLKVRAKEKQAIARAAVKLLQPGHTLFLDAGSTTLALTEELLTLSGLTIVTNSMDIAVRMAQAGESMGQRHEVIVLGGRLAPGIAATCGETTVSEIQRYRADFALLSPVAVDAHNGATSFDHGEAGVARAMAERAAHRVILADHSKIGESSRVSYCPVGSIDTLVTDGRARKLSALAEIEKAGPEVVVA; encoded by the coding sequence ATGCTGCAAGAAGAACGCTACCAGCGCATCTGCGCCCTGCTCGAAACCTTCAAGAGCCTGTCGACCGAGCGCATTTCCGGCGAACTCGGCATCTCGCGCGAGACGGTGCGGCGCGACGTGATCGCGCTGGAGGCGATGGGGCGGCTGCGCCGGGTGCACGGCGGCGTGGTGCTGGACAGCGCACGCAGCGAGGCGCCGTTTGTCGAACGGTTGAAGGTACGCGCCAAGGAGAAGCAGGCCATCGCGCGCGCCGCGGTCAAGCTGCTGCAGCCCGGCCACACGCTCTTCCTCGATGCCGGCAGCACCACGCTGGCGCTGACCGAGGAACTGCTGACGCTGTCCGGCCTGACCATCGTCACCAACAGCATGGACATCGCGGTACGGATGGCGCAGGCCGGCGAGAGCATGGGCCAGCGCCACGAAGTCATCGTGCTCGGCGGCCGGCTCGCGCCCGGCATCGCCGCCACCTGCGGCGAGACCACGGTGAGCGAGATCCAGCGCTACCGCGCCGACTTCGCGCTGCTGTCGCCGGTGGCGGTCGATGCGCACAACGGCGCCACCAGCTTCGACCACGGCGAAGCCGGCGTCGCCCGCGCAATGGCCGAGCGCGCCGCCCACCGGGTCATCCTCGCCGACCACAGCAAGATCGGCGAGAGCAGCCGGGTGAGCTACTGCCCGGTCGGCAGCATCGACACCCTGGTGACCGATGGCCGCGCCCGCAAGCTCTCCGCCCTGGCCGAGATCGAGAAGGCCGGGCCGGAGGTCGTCGTCGCCTGA
- the eutC gene encoding ethanolamine ammonia-lyase subunit EutC, whose product MSQPHIPPHLDADPWTDLRAYTAARLALGRAGASLPTAEVLRFGLAHAQARDAVHIALDTAALQAELAADGFDTLLVRSAAPDRATYLARPDLGRRLADDSTAHLRRHAPAGGCDLLLVIADGLSSLAVARNARALVAEIRRGLPAGWTLGPVVIATQARVALADEIGQALGARLVAMLIGERPGLSSPDSLGAYLTWAPQPGRSDAQRNCISNIRPEGLGYAEAARRLWWLCQEARRLGLTGVALKDNSDSALPGADTPPALPAADGQAQDQQ is encoded by the coding sequence ATGAGCCAGCCGCACATCCCGCCGCACCTCGACGCCGATCCCTGGACCGACCTGCGCGCCTACACCGCCGCCCGCCTCGCCCTCGGCCGCGCCGGCGCCAGCCTGCCCACCGCCGAAGTGCTGCGCTTCGGCCTCGCCCATGCGCAGGCGCGCGACGCGGTGCACATCGCACTCGACACCGCCGCGCTGCAGGCCGAACTGGCGGCGGACGGATTCGACACCCTGCTCGTCCGCAGCGCCGCGCCCGATCGTGCCACCTATCTCGCCCGCCCCGATCTCGGCCGCCGGCTGGCCGACGACAGCACCGCCCATCTGCGCCGTCATGCCCCGGCCGGCGGCTGCGACCTGCTGCTGGTGATCGCCGACGGCCTGTCGTCGCTCGCCGTGGCGCGCAACGCCCGCGCCCTCGTCGCCGAAATCCGCCGCGGCCTGCCCGCCGGCTGGACGCTCGGCCCGGTGGTGATCGCCACCCAGGCCCGCGTCGCGCTGGCCGACGAGATCGGCCAGGCGCTCGGCGCGCGGCTGGTGGCGATGCTGATCGGCGAACGGCCCGGCCTTTCCTCGCCCGACAGCCTCGGCGCCTATCTCACCTGGGCGCCGCAGCCCGGCCGCAGCGACGCCCAGCGCAACTGCATCTCCAACATCCGCCCGGAAGGCCTGGGCTACGCCGAGGCCGCGCGCCGGCTGTGGTGGCTGTGCCAGGAAGCGCGCCGCCTCGGCCTCACCGGTGTGGCACTCAAGGACAACAGCGACAGCGCGCTGCCCGGCGCCGACACTCCGCCGGCGCTGCCGGCCGCCGACGGGCAGGCACAGGACCAGCAGTAG